From a region of the Sander lucioperca isolate FBNREF2018 chromosome 8, SLUC_FBN_1.2, whole genome shotgun sequence genome:
- the LOC116064197 gene encoding galactose-specific lectin nattectin-like isoform X1 — MTSVFLFALLLCLSSGLLAAYGAPSCPTDWTSFGSRCFAFYGQPKTWIDAELFCQSAGGHLASIHSDAEHEFIRNNTNQVSSTDKNAWIGGFDAMKEGMWMWADGSQFDYQSWAVGKPDHNGGTENCLEIYPDENWNNAACTNQASFVCSKNLYV, encoded by the exons ATGACGTCAGTCTTTCTGTTTGCTTTGTTGCTCTGTTTGTCCAGCGGACTGTTGGCTGCATAT GGTGCACCTTCCTGCCCTACTGATTGGACTTCGTTTGGCTCTCGCTGTTTCGCTTTCTACGGCCAGCCAAAGACCTGGATCGATGCAGAG CTCTTCTGCCAGAGCGCTGGTGGGCATCTGGCTTCCATCCACTCAGATGCGGAGCATGAATTCATCAGAAACAACACTAACCAAGTGTCCAGTACTGACAAAAATGCCTGGATTGGAGGCTTTGACGCAATGAAG GAGGGTATGTGGATGTGGGCTGATGGATCCCAATTCGACTACCAAAGCTGGGCTGTGGGGAAGCCTGACCACAACGGTGGAACGGAGAACTGTCTTGAGATATACCCTGATG AAAACTGGAACAATGCGGCTTGTACCAACCAGGCTTCTTTCGTGTGCTCCAAGAACCTGTATGTGTAA